In a single window of the Mustela nigripes isolate SB6536 chromosome 17, MUSNIG.SB6536, whole genome shotgun sequence genome:
- the LTBP4 gene encoding latent-transforming growth factor beta-binding protein 4 isoform X1: MRRPGPSGRRPLLLVLLLPLFAATVSAASPSSNPSEAVEVAGIPGRPAGLAACRCCPGQSPRRSRCLRASCRVQSCPPEKCAGPLQCLTPVPLVVPSPSPNVRKRQVSLNWQPLTLQEARALLRRRRPRGPGGRALLRRRPPQRAPAGQTQVLCPLICHNGGVCVKPDRCLCPPDFAGKFCQLHSSGARPPAPAMPGLTRSVYTMPLANHRDDEHGVASMVSVHVEHPQEASVVVHQVERVSGSWEEADAEAVARAEAAARAEAAAPYTVLAQSAPREDSYSDASGFGYCFRELRGGECASPLPGLRTQEVCCRGAGLAWGVHDCQSCSEHLGISDRVGTPDGPCPTGFQRVNGSCQDVDECATGGRCQHGECANTHGGYTCVCPDGFLHDSSRSSCISQHVISEAKGPCFRVLRDGGCSLPILRNITKQICCCSRVGKAWGRGCQLCPPFGSEGFREICPAGPGYHYSASDLRYNTRPLSQEPPRVSLSHRAPPSTPRPPTGFLPTRRPELPPEHRPGPELPLPSIPAWSGPEIPESGSSPGVCQRNPQVCGPGRCIPRPRGYTCACDSGFRLSPQGTHCIDVDECRRVPPPCAPGLCENTPGSFHCVCGQGYRAGPRAAECLDVDECHRVPPPCDRGRCENTPGSFLCVCPAGYQAAPHGAGCQDVDECTQSPGLCGRGVCENLSGSFRCVCPAGFRGSACEEDVDECAQEPPPCGPGRCDNTAGSFHCACPAGFRSRGPGAPCQDVDECARSPPPCAYGRCENTEGGFQCVCPTGFQPNAAGSECEDVDECENHLACPGQECANSPGSFQCRACPAGHHLHHGRCTDVDECSSGASCGPHGHCTNTEGSFRCSCEPGYRSPSGRPGPCADVNECLEGDFCFPHGECLNTDGSFACTCAPGYRPGPRGASCLDVDECSEEDLCQSGICTNTDGSFECVCPPGHRAGPDLASCLDVDECRERGPALCGSQRCENSPGSYRCVRDCDPGYHAGPEGTCDDVDECQEYGSAICGAQHCENTPGSYRCTPACDPGYQPTPGGGCQDVDECRNRSFCGAHAVCQNLPGSFQCLCDQGYEGARDGRHCVDVNECETLQRVCGAALCENVEGSFLCVCPTSPEEFDPMTGRCVPPRTSVGTFPGPQPQAPASPGLPARPPPPSPPRRPSPPRQGPAGSGRRECYFDTAAPDACDNILARNVTWQECCCTVGEGWGSGCRIQQCPSTETVEYQSLCPHGRGYLAPSGDLSLRRDVDECQLFRDQVCKSGVCVNTAPGYSCYCSNGYYYHAQRLECVDNDECADEEPACEGGSCVNTVGSYHCTCEPPLVLDGSQRRCVSNESQSLDDNLGVCWQEVGADLVCSRPRLDRQATYTECCCLYGEAWGMDCALCPAQDSDDFEALCNVLRPPAYGPPRPGGFGLPYEYGPDLGPPYQGLPYGPELYPPAVLPYDPYPPPPGPFARREAPYGAPPFDMHDFEDDGGPYSDSEAAAPPGPGSRWRYRSRDTRGSFPEPEESPEGGGYPGTLSEPYEGLEAEECGILDGCAHGRCVRVPEGFTCDCFSGYRLDMTRMACVDINECDEAEAASPLCVNARCVNTDGSFRCICRPGFAPSHQPHHCTPARPRA, encoded by the exons TCTTGCTGCTTGCCGGTGCTGCCCAGGCCAATCGCCCAGGAGAAGTCGCTGCCTCAGAG CCTCCTGCAGGGTCCAGAGCTGCCCTCCCGAAAAGTGTGCAGGCCCTCTACAGTGCCTGACCCCTGTGCCCCTGGTGGTGCCGAGCCCCAGCCCCAACGTGAGGAAGAGGCAGGTGTCCCTCAATTGGCAGCCACTGAC GCTGCAGGAGGCCAGAGCTCTGCTGAGACGAAGGCGGCCTCGGGGGCCAGGGGGCCGGGCACTGCTGAGAAGGAGGCCCCCACAGCGCGCCCCTGCCGGCCAGACCCAGG tcCTGTGTCCCTTGATCTGTCACAACGGCGGTGTATGCGTGAAGCCTGACCGCTGCCTCTGTCCCCCGGACTTCGCTGGCAAGTTCTGCCAGCTGCATTCCTCGGGCGCCCGGCCACCGGCCCCAGCCATGCCGGGCCTCACCCGCTCGGTGTACACCATGCCACTGGCCAACCACCGCGATGACGAGCACg GCGTGGCGTCCATGGTGAGCGTCCACGTGGAGCACCCGCAGGAGGCGTCCGTGGTGGTGCACCAGGTGGAGCGTGTGTCCGGCTCTTGGGAGGAGGCGGACGCCGAGGCAGTGGCAcgggcggaggcggcggcgcgggcggaggcggcggcgccCTACACGGTGCTGGCACAGAGCGCGCCGCGCGAGGACAGCTATTCGGATGCCTCCGGCTTCGGTTACTGCTTTCGGGAGCTGCGCGGAGGCGAA TGTGCGTCCCCGCTGCCCGGGCTCCGGACTCAGGAGGTGTGCTGCAGAGGGGCAGGCTTGGCCTGGGGCGTTCACGACTGTCAGTCATGCTCGGAACACCTGG GGATTTCAGACCGAGTAGGCACCCCAGATGGACCGTGTCCAACTGGCTTTCAAAGGGTTAATGGGTCCTGCCAAG ATGTGGATGAGTGCGCGACCGGTGGGCGCTGCCAACACGGGGAGTGCGCGAACACGCACGGCGGGTACACGTGCGTGTGCCCCGACGGCTTCCTGCACGACTCATCCCGCAGCAGCTGTATCT CCCAGCACGTGATCTCAGAGGCCAAAGGGCCCTGCTTCCGCGTGCTCCGCGACGGTGGCTGCTCGCTGCCCATTCTGCGCAACATCACCAAGCAAATCTGCTGCTGTAGCCGCGTGGGCAAAGCCTGGGGTCGAGGCTGCCAGCTCTGCCcaccctttggctcag AGGGTTTTCGGGAGATCTGTCCTGCTGGCCCTGGCTACCACTACTCGGCCTCTGACCTCCGCTACAACACCAGACCCCTGAGCCAGGAGCCACCCCGAGTGTCCCTGAGCCACCGggctccaccctccacccctagGCCACCCACAG GCTTTCTGCCCACCCGCCGTCCAGAACTCCCACCTGAGCACAGGCCGGGCCCTGAGCTTCCCCTGCCCAGCATCCCTGCCTGGTCTGGTCCTGAGATCCCTGAATCAG GTTCCTCGCCGGGCGTGTGTCAGCGCAATCCCCAGGTCTGTGGCCCGGGACGCTGCATCCCGCGGCCCAGAGGCTACACTTGCGCGTGCGACTCCGGTTTCCGGCTCAGCCCGCAAGGCACACACTGCATCG ACGTGGACGAGTGTCGCCGCGTGCCCCCGCCCTGTGCCCCCGGGCTCTGTGAAAACACGCCAGGCAGCTTCCATTGCGTGTGTGGCCAGGGCTACCGAGCGGGCCCGCGGGCTGCGGAGTGCTTGG ACGTGGACGAGTGCCACCGCGTGCCGCCGCCGTGTGACCGGGGGCGCTGCGAGAACACGCCAGGCAGCTTCCTGTGCGTGTGCCCCGCTGGGTACCAGGCGGCTCCCCACGGTGCCGGCTGCCAGG ATGTGGACGAGTGCACGCAGAGCCCAGGACTTTGTGGCAGAGGGGTCTGTGAGAACCTGTCCGGCTCTTTCCGCTGTGTTTGCCCGGCTGGCTTCCGGGGCTCGGCGTGTGAAGAAGATGTGGATGAGTGTGCCCAAGAGCCACCGCCCTGCGGGCCAGGCCGCTGTGACAACACAGCGGGCTCCTTCCACTGTGCCTGCCCTGCTGGCTTCCGCTCCCGAGGGCCGGGGGCCCCGTGCCAAG ACGTGGATGAGTGTGCCCGTAGCCCACCGCCCTGCGCCTATGGCCGGTGCGAGAACACAGAAGGCGGCTTCCAGTGTGTCTGCCCCACGGGCTTCCAACCCAATGCTGCCGGCTCCGAGTGCGAGG atGTGGATGAGTGTGAGAATCACCTGGCCTGTCCTGGGCAGGAGTGTGCGAACTCACCCGGCTCCTTCCAGTGTAGGGCCTGTCCTGCTGGCCACCACCTGCACCATGGCCGATGCACTG ATGTGGACGAGTGCAGCTCGGGTGCTTCCTGCGGCCCCCATGGCCACTGCACCAACACGGAAGGCTCCTTCCGCTGCAGCTGTGAGCCGGGCTACCGCTCGCCCTCTGGTCGGCCTGGGCCCTGCGCAG ATGTGAACGAGTGCCTAGAGGGCGACTTCTGTTTCCCCCACGGCGAGTGCCTCAACACCGACGGCTCCTTTGCCTGCACTTGCGCCCCCGGCTACCGGCCCGGACCCCGTGGAGCCTCTTGCCTCG ACGTGGACGAGTGCAGCGAGGAGGACCTCTGCCAGAGTGGCATCTGTACCAACACCGACGGCTCCTTCGAGTGCGTCTGTCCTCCCGGACATCGCGCCGGCCCAGACCTCGCCTCCTGCCTGG ACGTGGACGAATGCCGCGAGCGGGGCCCTGCCCTGTGTGGGTCCCAGCGTTGTGAGAATTCCCCGGGTTCCTACCGCTGTGTACGAGACTGTGACCCTGGCTACCACGCAGGCCCTGAGGGCACCTGTGACG ATGTTGATGAGTGCCAAGAATATGGCTCAGCGATTTGTGGAGCCCAGCACTGTGAGAACACTCCTGGCTCCTACCGCTGCACACCAGCCTGTGACCCTGGCTATCAACCCACGCCAGGGGGCGGATGCCAGG ATGTGGACGAATGCCGGAATCGGTCCTTCTGCGGGGCCCACGCCGTATGCCAGAACCTGCCCGGCTCCTTCCAGTGCCTCTGTGACCAGGGATATGAAGGGGCCAGGGACGGGCGTCACTGCGTGG ACGTGAATGAATGTGAAACGCTACAGCGTGTGTGTGGAGCTGCCCTGTGTGAGAATGTTGAAGGCTCCTTCCTCTGTGTCTGTCCTACCAGCCCTGAGGAGTTTGACCCCATGACTGGACGTTGTGTTCCCCCGCGAACTTCTGTTG GCACATTCCCTGGCCCACAGCCCCAGGCTCCTGCCAGCCCAGGTCTGCCTGCCCGGCCACCTCCACCATCCCCACCCCGCCGGCCCAGCCCACCCAGGCAGGGCCCTGCAGGCAGTGGGCGCCGGGAGTGCTACTTTGATACGGCAGCCCCGGATGCTTGTGACAACATCCTGGCACGGAATGTGACGTGGCAAGAGTGCTGCTGCACCGTGGGTGAGGGCTGGGGCAGCGGCTGCCGCATCCAGCAGTGCCCCAGCACTGAGACAG TGGAGTACCAGTCACTATGCCCCCATGGCCGGGGCTATCTGGCACCAAGTGGAGACCTGAGCCTCCGGAGGG ACGTGGACGAGTGCCAGCTCTTCCGAGACCAGGTGTGCAAGAGCGGCGTGTGCGTGAACACGGCCCCGGGCTACTCATGTTACTGCAGCAACGGCTACTACTACCATGCCCAGCGACTGGAGTGTGTCG ATAACGACGAGTGCGCGGACGAGGAGCCTGCGTGTGAGGGCGGCAGCTGCGTTAACACCGTGGGTTCTTACCACTGCACCTGCGAGCCCCCGCTGGTGCTGGATGGCTCCCAACGCCGCTGCGTCTCCAACGAGAGCCAGAGCCTCG ATGACAACCTGGGAGTGTGCTGGCAGGAAGTAGGAGCTGACCTCGTGTGTAGTCGCCCTCGGCTGGACCGCCAGGCCACTTACACAGAGTGCTGCTGCCTCTATGGCGAGGCCTGGGGCATGGACTGTGCCCTTTGCCCCGCCCAGGACTCAG ATGACTTTGAGGCCCTGTGTAATGTGCTGCGCCCCCCTGCATACGGTCCCCCGCGGCCAGGTGGCTTTGGACTCCCTTACGAATATGGCCCTGACCTAGGTCCACCCTACCAGGGCCTTCCCTATGGGCCTGAACTGTACCCACCAGCCGTGCTACCCTATgacccctacccacctcctcctGGGCCCTTCGCCCGCCGGGAGGCCCCGTACGGAGCACCACCCTTTGACATGCACGACTTTGAGGATGATGGCGGCCCCTACAGTGACTCTGAGGCTGCCGCGCCACCTGGCCCAGGCAGCCGTTGGCGCTATCGGTCCCGCGACACGCGTGGCTCCTTCCCAGAGCCTGAGGAGTCACCTGAAGGTGGAGGCTATCCTG GCACCCTGTCTGAGCCCTATGAGGGACTGGAAGCGGAGGAGTGCGGGATCTTGGACGGCTGTGCCCACGGCCGCTGCGTGCGTGTCCCTGAGGGCTTCACCTGCGACTGCTTCAGTGGTTACCGCCTGGACATGACCCGCATGGCCTGCGTCG ACATCAATGAGTGTGATGAAGCTGAGGCGGCCTCCCCGCTCTGTGTCAACGCACGCTGTGTCAACACCGATGGCTCCTTCCGCTGTATCTGCCGCCCAGGATTCGCACCCTCGCACCAGCCGCACCACTGCACTCCTGCCAGGCCGCGGGCCTGA
- the LTBP4 gene encoding latent-transforming growth factor beta-binding protein 4 isoform X4: MAGGARVSLLVLLALLGPQPVLGRPRERLRVRFTPAVCGLRCVHGPTGSRCTPTCAPRNATSVDSGAPGGAAPGGPGFRAFLCPLICHNGGVCVKPDRCLCPPDFAGKFCQLHSSGARPPAPAMPGLTRSVYTMPLANHRDDEHGVASMVSVHVEHPQEASVVVHQVERVSGSWEEADAEAVARAEAAARAEAAAPYTVLAQSAPREDSYSDASGFGYCFRELRGGECASPLPGLRTQEVCCRGAGLAWGVHDCQSCSEHLGISDRVGTPDGPCPTGFQRVNGSCQDVDECATGGRCQHGECANTHGGYTCVCPDGFLHDSSRSSCISQHVISEAKGPCFRVLRDGGCSLPILRNITKQICCCSRVGKAWGRGCQLCPPFGSEGFREICPAGPGYHYSASDLRYNTRPLSQEPPRVSLSHRAPPSTPRPPTGFLPTRRPELPPEHRPGPELPLPSIPAWSGPEIPESGSSPGVCQRNPQVCGPGRCIPRPRGYTCACDSGFRLSPQGTHCIDVDECRRVPPPCAPGLCENTPGSFHCVCGQGYRAGPRAAECLDVDECHRVPPPCDRGRCENTPGSFLCVCPAGYQAAPHGAGCQDVDECTQSPGLCGRGVCENLSGSFRCVCPAGFRGSACEEDVDECAQEPPPCGPGRCDNTAGSFHCACPAGFRSRGPGAPCQDVDECARSPPPCAYGRCENTEGGFQCVCPTGFQPNAAGSECEDVDECENHLACPGQECANSPGSFQCRACPAGHHLHHGRCTDVDECSSGASCGPHGHCTNTEGSFRCSCEPGYRSPSGRPGPCADVNECLEGDFCFPHGECLNTDGSFACTCAPGYRPGPRGASCLDVDECSEEDLCQSGICTNTDGSFECVCPPGHRAGPDLASCLDVDECRERGPALCGSQRCENSPGSYRCVRDCDPGYHAGPEGTCDDVDECQEYGSAICGAQHCENTPGSYRCTPACDPGYQPTPGGGCQDVDECRNRSFCGAHAVCQNLPGSFQCLCDQGYEGARDGRHCVDVNECETLQRVCGAALCENVEGSFLCVCPTSPEEFDPMTGRCVPPRTSVGTFPGPQPQAPASPGLPARPPPPSPPRRPSPPRQGPAGSGRRECYFDTAAPDACDNILARNVTWQECCCTVGEGWGSGCRIQQCPSTETVEYQSLCPHGRGYLAPSGDLSLRRDVDECQLFRDQVCKSGVCVNTAPGYSCYCSNGYYYHAQRLECVDNDECADEEPACEGGSCVNTVGSYHCTCEPPLVLDGSQRRCVSNESQSLDDNLGVCWQEVGADLVCSRPRLDRQATYTECCCLYGEAWGMDCALCPAQDSDDFEALCNVLRPPAYGPPRPGGFGLPYEYGPDLGPPYQGLPYGPELYPPAVLPYDPYPPPPGPFARREAPYGAPPFDMHDFEDDGGPYSDSEAAAPPGPGSRWRYRSRDTRGSFPEPEESPEGGGYPGTLSEPYEGLEAEECGILDGCAHGRCVRVPEGFTCDCFSGYRLDMTRMACVDINECDEAEAASPLCVNARCVNTDGSFRCICRPGFAPSHQPHHCTPARPRA, encoded by the exons ATGGCGGGCGGCGCGCGGGTGTCGCTATTGGTGCTGCTGGCGCTGCTCGGGCCGCAGCCCGTGCTGGGCCGGCCCCGAGAGCGCCTCCGCGTGCGCTTCACCCCGGCCGTGTGCGGCCTGCGCTGCGTCCATGGCCCCACCGGCTCCCGCTGTACCCCGACCTGCGCGCCCCGCAACGCCACCAGCGTGGACAGCGGCGCGCCCGGCGGGGCGGCCCCGGGGGGACCCGGCTTCCGCGCCT tcCTGTGTCCCTTGATCTGTCACAACGGCGGTGTATGCGTGAAGCCTGACCGCTGCCTCTGTCCCCCGGACTTCGCTGGCAAGTTCTGCCAGCTGCATTCCTCGGGCGCCCGGCCACCGGCCCCAGCCATGCCGGGCCTCACCCGCTCGGTGTACACCATGCCACTGGCCAACCACCGCGATGACGAGCACg GCGTGGCGTCCATGGTGAGCGTCCACGTGGAGCACCCGCAGGAGGCGTCCGTGGTGGTGCACCAGGTGGAGCGTGTGTCCGGCTCTTGGGAGGAGGCGGACGCCGAGGCAGTGGCAcgggcggaggcggcggcgcgggcggaggcggcggcgccCTACACGGTGCTGGCACAGAGCGCGCCGCGCGAGGACAGCTATTCGGATGCCTCCGGCTTCGGTTACTGCTTTCGGGAGCTGCGCGGAGGCGAA TGTGCGTCCCCGCTGCCCGGGCTCCGGACTCAGGAGGTGTGCTGCAGAGGGGCAGGCTTGGCCTGGGGCGTTCACGACTGTCAGTCATGCTCGGAACACCTGG GGATTTCAGACCGAGTAGGCACCCCAGATGGACCGTGTCCAACTGGCTTTCAAAGGGTTAATGGGTCCTGCCAAG ATGTGGATGAGTGCGCGACCGGTGGGCGCTGCCAACACGGGGAGTGCGCGAACACGCACGGCGGGTACACGTGCGTGTGCCCCGACGGCTTCCTGCACGACTCATCCCGCAGCAGCTGTATCT CCCAGCACGTGATCTCAGAGGCCAAAGGGCCCTGCTTCCGCGTGCTCCGCGACGGTGGCTGCTCGCTGCCCATTCTGCGCAACATCACCAAGCAAATCTGCTGCTGTAGCCGCGTGGGCAAAGCCTGGGGTCGAGGCTGCCAGCTCTGCCcaccctttggctcag AGGGTTTTCGGGAGATCTGTCCTGCTGGCCCTGGCTACCACTACTCGGCCTCTGACCTCCGCTACAACACCAGACCCCTGAGCCAGGAGCCACCCCGAGTGTCCCTGAGCCACCGggctccaccctccacccctagGCCACCCACAG GCTTTCTGCCCACCCGCCGTCCAGAACTCCCACCTGAGCACAGGCCGGGCCCTGAGCTTCCCCTGCCCAGCATCCCTGCCTGGTCTGGTCCTGAGATCCCTGAATCAG GTTCCTCGCCGGGCGTGTGTCAGCGCAATCCCCAGGTCTGTGGCCCGGGACGCTGCATCCCGCGGCCCAGAGGCTACACTTGCGCGTGCGACTCCGGTTTCCGGCTCAGCCCGCAAGGCACACACTGCATCG ACGTGGACGAGTGTCGCCGCGTGCCCCCGCCCTGTGCCCCCGGGCTCTGTGAAAACACGCCAGGCAGCTTCCATTGCGTGTGTGGCCAGGGCTACCGAGCGGGCCCGCGGGCTGCGGAGTGCTTGG ACGTGGACGAGTGCCACCGCGTGCCGCCGCCGTGTGACCGGGGGCGCTGCGAGAACACGCCAGGCAGCTTCCTGTGCGTGTGCCCCGCTGGGTACCAGGCGGCTCCCCACGGTGCCGGCTGCCAGG ATGTGGACGAGTGCACGCAGAGCCCAGGACTTTGTGGCAGAGGGGTCTGTGAGAACCTGTCCGGCTCTTTCCGCTGTGTTTGCCCGGCTGGCTTCCGGGGCTCGGCGTGTGAAGAAGATGTGGATGAGTGTGCCCAAGAGCCACCGCCCTGCGGGCCAGGCCGCTGTGACAACACAGCGGGCTCCTTCCACTGTGCCTGCCCTGCTGGCTTCCGCTCCCGAGGGCCGGGGGCCCCGTGCCAAG ACGTGGATGAGTGTGCCCGTAGCCCACCGCCCTGCGCCTATGGCCGGTGCGAGAACACAGAAGGCGGCTTCCAGTGTGTCTGCCCCACGGGCTTCCAACCCAATGCTGCCGGCTCCGAGTGCGAGG atGTGGATGAGTGTGAGAATCACCTGGCCTGTCCTGGGCAGGAGTGTGCGAACTCACCCGGCTCCTTCCAGTGTAGGGCCTGTCCTGCTGGCCACCACCTGCACCATGGCCGATGCACTG ATGTGGACGAGTGCAGCTCGGGTGCTTCCTGCGGCCCCCATGGCCACTGCACCAACACGGAAGGCTCCTTCCGCTGCAGCTGTGAGCCGGGCTACCGCTCGCCCTCTGGTCGGCCTGGGCCCTGCGCAG ATGTGAACGAGTGCCTAGAGGGCGACTTCTGTTTCCCCCACGGCGAGTGCCTCAACACCGACGGCTCCTTTGCCTGCACTTGCGCCCCCGGCTACCGGCCCGGACCCCGTGGAGCCTCTTGCCTCG ACGTGGACGAGTGCAGCGAGGAGGACCTCTGCCAGAGTGGCATCTGTACCAACACCGACGGCTCCTTCGAGTGCGTCTGTCCTCCCGGACATCGCGCCGGCCCAGACCTCGCCTCCTGCCTGG ACGTGGACGAATGCCGCGAGCGGGGCCCTGCCCTGTGTGGGTCCCAGCGTTGTGAGAATTCCCCGGGTTCCTACCGCTGTGTACGAGACTGTGACCCTGGCTACCACGCAGGCCCTGAGGGCACCTGTGACG ATGTTGATGAGTGCCAAGAATATGGCTCAGCGATTTGTGGAGCCCAGCACTGTGAGAACACTCCTGGCTCCTACCGCTGCACACCAGCCTGTGACCCTGGCTATCAACCCACGCCAGGGGGCGGATGCCAGG ATGTGGACGAATGCCGGAATCGGTCCTTCTGCGGGGCCCACGCCGTATGCCAGAACCTGCCCGGCTCCTTCCAGTGCCTCTGTGACCAGGGATATGAAGGGGCCAGGGACGGGCGTCACTGCGTGG ACGTGAATGAATGTGAAACGCTACAGCGTGTGTGTGGAGCTGCCCTGTGTGAGAATGTTGAAGGCTCCTTCCTCTGTGTCTGTCCTACCAGCCCTGAGGAGTTTGACCCCATGACTGGACGTTGTGTTCCCCCGCGAACTTCTGTTG GCACATTCCCTGGCCCACAGCCCCAGGCTCCTGCCAGCCCAGGTCTGCCTGCCCGGCCACCTCCACCATCCCCACCCCGCCGGCCCAGCCCACCCAGGCAGGGCCCTGCAGGCAGTGGGCGCCGGGAGTGCTACTTTGATACGGCAGCCCCGGATGCTTGTGACAACATCCTGGCACGGAATGTGACGTGGCAAGAGTGCTGCTGCACCGTGGGTGAGGGCTGGGGCAGCGGCTGCCGCATCCAGCAGTGCCCCAGCACTGAGACAG TGGAGTACCAGTCACTATGCCCCCATGGCCGGGGCTATCTGGCACCAAGTGGAGACCTGAGCCTCCGGAGGG ACGTGGACGAGTGCCAGCTCTTCCGAGACCAGGTGTGCAAGAGCGGCGTGTGCGTGAACACGGCCCCGGGCTACTCATGTTACTGCAGCAACGGCTACTACTACCATGCCCAGCGACTGGAGTGTGTCG ATAACGACGAGTGCGCGGACGAGGAGCCTGCGTGTGAGGGCGGCAGCTGCGTTAACACCGTGGGTTCTTACCACTGCACCTGCGAGCCCCCGCTGGTGCTGGATGGCTCCCAACGCCGCTGCGTCTCCAACGAGAGCCAGAGCCTCG ATGACAACCTGGGAGTGTGCTGGCAGGAAGTAGGAGCTGACCTCGTGTGTAGTCGCCCTCGGCTGGACCGCCAGGCCACTTACACAGAGTGCTGCTGCCTCTATGGCGAGGCCTGGGGCATGGACTGTGCCCTTTGCCCCGCCCAGGACTCAG ATGACTTTGAGGCCCTGTGTAATGTGCTGCGCCCCCCTGCATACGGTCCCCCGCGGCCAGGTGGCTTTGGACTCCCTTACGAATATGGCCCTGACCTAGGTCCACCCTACCAGGGCCTTCCCTATGGGCCTGAACTGTACCCACCAGCCGTGCTACCCTATgacccctacccacctcctcctGGGCCCTTCGCCCGCCGGGAGGCCCCGTACGGAGCACCACCCTTTGACATGCACGACTTTGAGGATGATGGCGGCCCCTACAGTGACTCTGAGGCTGCCGCGCCACCTGGCCCAGGCAGCCGTTGGCGCTATCGGTCCCGCGACACGCGTGGCTCCTTCCCAGAGCCTGAGGAGTCACCTGAAGGTGGAGGCTATCCTG GCACCCTGTCTGAGCCCTATGAGGGACTGGAAGCGGAGGAGTGCGGGATCTTGGACGGCTGTGCCCACGGCCGCTGCGTGCGTGTCCCTGAGGGCTTCACCTGCGACTGCTTCAGTGGTTACCGCCTGGACATGACCCGCATGGCCTGCGTCG ACATCAATGAGTGTGATGAAGCTGAGGCGGCCTCCCCGCTCTGTGTCAACGCACGCTGTGTCAACACCGATGGCTCCTTCCGCTGTATCTGCCGCCCAGGATTCGCACCCTCGCACCAGCCGCACCACTGCACTCCTGCCAGGCCGCGGGCCTGA